One segment of Natronosalvus halobius DNA contains the following:
- a CDS encoding DUF7521 family protein, whose product MNPHAPGDVTVMIALTIVKTLILVVGGTITFLTLKAYRRTRRRELGLLAVGFGVVTLGFVLAGVLFEVLEVALAVGVLIESLLVLGGFLVIAYSLYVD is encoded by the coding sequence ATGAATCCGCACGCACCCGGCGACGTGACCGTGATGATCGCACTGACGATCGTCAAGACGCTGATCCTGGTCGTCGGCGGGACGATCACGTTCCTGACGCTCAAGGCCTACCGGCGAACCAGACGGCGGGAACTCGGTCTGCTCGCGGTCGGGTTCGGCGTCGTAACGCTCGGGTTCGTCCTCGCCGGCGTGCTCTTCGAGGTACTCGAGGTGGCGCTGGCCGTGGGCGTTTTGATCGAGAGTCTGCTCGTGCTCGGGGGCTTTCTGGTAATCGCGTACTCGTTGTACGTTGATTGA
- a CDS encoding winged helix-turn-helix domain-containing protein, translating into MVRDPLTSDVAPSAEDICAALDDPDSREIIRHLDEPMTAAELNARCDIPQSTLYRKLESLTEATLLEESTEIRRDGHHASKYGVAFSEITLVLEDDNTLGARIERPPRTADERLADLWSEVREEL; encoded by the coding sequence ATGGTTCGGGATCCACTCACCTCGGACGTCGCCCCCTCGGCCGAGGACATCTGCGCCGCCCTGGACGATCCCGATAGCCGCGAAATCATCCGCCACCTCGACGAACCCATGACAGCCGCAGAACTCAACGCCCGCTGTGACATCCCACAGTCGACGCTGTACCGAAAACTCGAGTCGCTGACGGAGGCGACCCTGCTCGAAGAGTCGACCGAGATTCGACGCGACGGCCACCACGCGAGCAAGTACGGGGTCGCCTTCTCCGAAATCACGCTCGTACTCGAGGACGACAACACCCTGGGCGCCAGAATCGAGCGCCCGCCGCGGACGGCCGACGAGCGTCTGGCCGACCTCTGGTCGGAAGTCCGCGAGGAACTCTAG
- a CDS encoding 2-amino-3,7-dideoxy-D-threo-hept-6-ulosonate synthase, whose product MTSTAGLDARLDRIGTDGRYVIVPMDHGITLGPVTGLKDIESTIDAVTRGGADAVLTQRGIAPRVHSSKNDAGYIVHLNASTTIGPDENDKRLTGTVQDAIRAGADAVSFHINVGSTHEPGQLEDLSKLTSEAARFGVPVLAMAYARGPDVAGDDPEALGHAVRLAEEVGADVVKTGYSGDADSFEHVVEATRLPVVIAGGSRGTDRQTLEMVRGAVDAGGAGVSMGRSIFQHEDPEGIARAVAAVVHDDRDVDEAIELGGLALEA is encoded by the coding sequence ATGACTTCGACAGCCGGACTCGACGCACGACTCGACCGTATCGGAACAGACGGGCGGTACGTCATCGTTCCGATGGACCACGGGATCACGCTCGGCCCCGTCACGGGCCTGAAAGACATCGAATCGACCATCGACGCGGTCACGCGCGGCGGCGCCGACGCCGTCTTGACCCAGCGCGGCATCGCCCCGCGCGTCCACTCGAGCAAGAACGACGCGGGCTACATCGTCCACCTCAACGCCTCGACGACCATCGGACCGGACGAAAACGACAAGCGCCTCACGGGGACCGTCCAGGACGCGATCCGGGCTGGTGCCGACGCCGTCTCCTTTCACATCAACGTCGGTTCGACCCACGAGCCCGGCCAGCTCGAGGATCTCTCGAAACTGACCAGCGAAGCCGCTCGTTTCGGTGTGCCGGTCCTTGCGATGGCCTACGCGCGCGGCCCCGACGTCGCGGGCGACGACCCCGAGGCGCTCGGTCACGCCGTCCGCCTGGCCGAGGAGGTCGGCGCCGACGTCGTGAAGACCGGTTACAGCGGCGATGCCGACAGCTTCGAACACGTCGTCGAGGCTACCCGGCTCCCGGTCGTCATCGCCGGCGGCTCGCGCGGCACCGACCGCCAGACCCTCGAGATGGTCCGCGGAGCCGTGGACGCCGGCGGTGCGGGCGTCTCGATGGGTCGGTCGATTTTCCAGCACGAGGACCCCGAGGGAATCGCCCGCGCGGTCGCCGCGGTCGTCCACGACGACCGGGACGTCGACGAGGCGATCGAACTTGGCGGACTCGCGCTCGAGGCCTGA
- the trpA gene encoding tryptophan synthase subunit alpha, which produces MSERIDAAFADGPAFVPYLAAGDPTYEASLEYVEALDRGGADVIELGLPFSEPIAEGPTIQEAVIRALEGGMTPERFFEFVEDLEVEAPLVCMTYYNLIYQFGEERGPRPFVERAAEVGLEGFVVPDLPAEEADPLRDACDEFGLDLIFIVAPTTRGEHLDRMREHVSGYVYVQARLGTTGAREDVSDQTNASLERLADWDVPKAVGFGIKTGEHAERIVASGADGIIVGSALVDIVAEGHENDEPTAETAARLETKARELAEGAARGANPENVPQPEQP; this is translated from the coding sequence ATGAGCGAGCGCATCGACGCGGCGTTCGCCGATGGCCCCGCGTTCGTCCCGTACCTCGCGGCGGGTGACCCGACCTACGAGGCCTCCCTCGAGTACGTCGAGGCCCTGGACCGCGGCGGCGCGGACGTGATCGAACTCGGCCTCCCGTTCTCGGAACCGATCGCGGAGGGACCGACGATCCAGGAGGCCGTGATCCGGGCACTCGAGGGTGGGATGACCCCCGAACGCTTCTTCGAATTCGTCGAGGACCTCGAGGTCGAGGCGCCGCTGGTGTGTATGACGTACTACAACCTGATCTACCAATTTGGCGAAGAACGAGGTCCCAGACCGTTCGTCGAACGCGCCGCCGAGGTCGGCCTCGAGGGATTCGTCGTCCCCGACCTGCCCGCTGAAGAGGCCGACCCGCTGCGCGACGCGTGCGACGAGTTCGGCCTCGATCTGATCTTCATCGTCGCCCCGACCACCCGCGGCGAGCACCTCGACCGGATGCGCGAACACGTTTCGGGGTACGTCTACGTCCAGGCGCGACTCGGGACGACCGGCGCGCGCGAGGATGTCTCCGATCAAACCAACGCGAGCCTCGAACGACTGGCCGACTGGGACGTCCCGAAGGCGGTCGGCTTCGGCATCAAGACCGGCGAGCACGCCGAGCGCATCGTCGCCTCGGGGGCCGACGGGATCATCGTCGGGAGCGCCCTGGTCGACATCGTCGCCGAGGGCCACGAGAACGATGAACCGACCGCCGAAACCGCGGCCCGCCTCGAGACGAAGGCGCGCGAACTCGCCGAGGGCGCCGCCCGCGGGGCGAACCCGGAAAACGTACCGCAACCAGAACAGCCATAA
- the trpB gene encoding tryptophan synthase subunit beta: MTELEASDDGTERTPAGRENETEHEGDDRPLEDGSFGRFGGQYVPEALMPALEELEDAYRRYVLANEDGFMDEFRQRLRDFGGRPTPLQRADRLSERYDRDVYLKREDLVHGGAHKLNNALGQVLLAKYMGKERIIAETGAGQHGTATAMAAAHLDMPCEIYMGRTDVNRQRPNVFRMRINGAEVNPVDAGRGTLKEAISETMRDWSQTVENTHYVIGSVVGPHPFPAMVRDFQSVISEEARDQCLEQIGSLPDSVLACAGGGSNTMGAFHHFTADESVSLYAVEAGGSSLEVDEDAGVAPNSATLSTGTEGVLHGARTHLLQDSHGQIMESHSVSAGLDYAGVGPELAHLVESDRVTPVTVDDDAALEAFHRLSTEEGIIPALETAHAFGFLHEAAGRDDADEVLGDSVVVTVSGRGDKDLETVIEETEKRGLEAAPDLSVFAKEGGLR, from the coding sequence ATGACCGAGCTAGAGGCGAGCGACGACGGCACCGAACGCACCCCAGCTGGGCGCGAGAACGAAACCGAACACGAGGGGGACGATCGGCCTCTCGAGGACGGAAGCTTCGGCCGCTTCGGCGGCCAGTACGTCCCCGAGGCGCTGATGCCCGCCCTCGAGGAACTCGAGGACGCCTACCGGCGGTACGTCCTCGCGAACGAGGACGGCTTCATGGACGAGTTCCGGCAGCGACTCCGGGACTTTGGGGGACGACCGACGCCACTCCAGCGGGCTGACCGACTCAGTGAGCGCTACGACCGCGACGTGTACCTCAAGCGCGAGGACCTGGTCCACGGTGGCGCGCACAAACTGAACAACGCCCTCGGGCAGGTTCTACTCGCGAAGTACATGGGCAAGGAGCGAATCATCGCCGAGACCGGCGCGGGCCAGCACGGGACCGCGACCGCGATGGCCGCCGCCCATCTGGATATGCCCTGTGAGATATACATGGGTCGGACGGACGTGAACCGCCAGCGACCCAACGTCTTCCGGATGCGGATCAATGGGGCCGAGGTGAACCCGGTCGATGCGGGTCGCGGAACGCTCAAGGAGGCCATCTCGGAGACGATGCGCGACTGGTCCCAGACGGTCGAGAACACCCACTACGTCATTGGCTCGGTCGTCGGCCCCCACCCGTTCCCGGCGATGGTCCGGGACTTTCAGTCGGTGATCTCCGAGGAAGCGCGCGATCAGTGTCTCGAGCAGATCGGCTCGCTGCCGGATTCGGTGCTCGCGTGCGCGGGCGGTGGATCGAACACGATGGGTGCGTTTCACCACTTTACCGCCGACGAATCCGTGTCGCTCTACGCCGTCGAAGCCGGCGGCTCCTCGCTCGAGGTCGACGAAGATGCAGGAGTCGCGCCCAACTCCGCGACGCTCTCGACGGGTACCGAGGGCGTCCTCCACGGCGCGCGAACGCACCTCCTGCAGGACTCCCACGGCCAGATCATGGAATCACACAGCGTCTCCGCCGGCCTCGACTACGCCGGCGTCGGCCCCGAACTCGCCCACCTCGTGGAGTCGGACCGGGTGACGCCGGTCACCGTCGACGACGACGCCGCGCTCGAGGCGTTCCACCGGCTCTCGACCGAGGAGGGGATCATCCCGGCGCTCGAGACCGCCCACGCTTTCGGCTTCCTTCACGAGGCCGCCGGGCGCGACGACGCCGACGAAGTGCTCGGCGATTCGGTCGTCGTCACCGTCTCCGGTCGCGGCGACAAGGACCTGGAGACGGTGATCGAGGAGACCGAGAAACGAGGGCTCGAGGCCGCGCCCGACCTGTCGGTATTCGCGAAGGAGGGAGGGCTTCGATGA
- the trpC gene encoding indole-3-glycerol phosphate synthase, whose translation METTGDLAPSVWSILESAGERGGADAVLDVDPRSFARALDQAEADGRVPIIAEVKPTSPTSDGVRDDDPATLAREMVAGGAAAISVLTEPTHFGGSADALRDVRTAVDVPVLRKDFVLEEAHLDLVEADLVLLIARFVDDLTGLLAAARDRGFQVLVEVHDRAELEAALEAGADIVGVNNRDLARLEVDLETFESVAPHVPDDVTLIAESGISTPSDVRRMREAGADALLVGSAIMDHAGEMDGDVRANTRRLTTAETDTT comes from the coding sequence ATGGAAACCACTGGCGACCTTGCGCCGTCCGTTTGGTCGATCCTCGAGTCGGCCGGCGAACGCGGCGGGGCCGATGCGGTTCTGGACGTCGACCCGCGCTCGTTTGCACGCGCGCTCGACCAGGCCGAAGCCGACGGGCGGGTGCCGATCATCGCGGAAGTAAAACCGACGAGCCCCACGAGCGACGGGGTTCGGGACGACGACCCGGCCACTCTCGCTCGAGAGATGGTCGCGGGCGGCGCGGCCGCCATTTCCGTCCTCACCGAACCGACCCACTTCGGCGGCTCCGCTGACGCGCTTCGAGACGTTCGAACAGCCGTCGACGTCCCCGTGTTGCGCAAGGACTTCGTGCTCGAGGAAGCCCACCTCGACCTCGTGGAGGCCGACCTCGTGCTCCTGATCGCCCGGTTCGTCGACGACCTCACGGGGCTGCTCGCGGCCGCGCGGGACCGAGGGTTCCAGGTCCTCGTGGAGGTCCACGATCGGGCGGAACTCGAGGCGGCTCTCGAGGCGGGCGCCGATATCGTCGGCGTGAACAACCGCGACCTGGCTCGACTCGAGGTCGACCTCGAAACCTTCGAGTCGGTCGCGCCCCACGTCCCCGACGACGTGACGCTGATCGCAGAGAGCGGCATCTCGACGCCGTCGGACGTTCGGCGAATGCGCGAGGCGGGCGCCGACGCCCTCCTGGTCGGGAGCGCAATTATGGATCACGCGGGCGAGATGGACGGCGACGTGCGTGCGAACACCCGGCGGCTGACGACGGCGGAGACTGATACGACATGA
- the aroA gene encoding 3-phosphoshikimate 1-carboxyvinyltransferase gives MHVTLSPSSVRGTARAPPSKSYTHRAILAAGYADGATVHDPLWSADTKATARAVEAFGGDVLQASGNRLEVAGFSGRPNVPENVIDCANSGTTMRLVTATAALADGTTILTGDDSLRSRPQGPLLEAIDDLGGEAFSTRGNGQAPLVVTGPVSGKHVSIPGDVSSQYVSALLMAGGLVEDGLEIDLETELKSAPYVDVTLEVLEDFGVATRRTDDGFAVDGGQSYDPADGEYHVPGDFSSISYLAAAGAVAGDESVRVQGVYPSAQGDSAILEILERMGADVAWDREEGVLEVSRSDLEGVEVSVANTPDLLPTIAVLGAVADGDTHITNAEHVRYKETDRVSAMAEELGKMGVRTTEERDSLTVHGDDSSLEGAAVDGRGDHRIVMSLAVAALQAEGETRIAGGEHVDVSFPSFFDVLYDLGASLERSA, from the coding sequence ATGCACGTCACCCTCTCGCCCTCGAGCGTTCGCGGGACCGCCCGCGCCCCGCCGTCGAAGAGTTACACTCACCGAGCCATCCTGGCCGCGGGCTACGCCGACGGGGCGACCGTCCACGATCCGCTCTGGTCGGCCGACACCAAGGCGACGGCGCGCGCCGTCGAGGCATTCGGCGGAGACGTCCTGCAAGCGAGCGGCAACCGCCTCGAGGTCGCGGGCTTTAGCGGCCGACCCAACGTCCCGGAAAACGTGATCGACTGTGCTAACAGCGGCACGACGATGCGCCTGGTCACCGCGACCGCGGCACTGGCCGACGGGACGACCATCCTCACGGGCGACGACTCGCTCCGCTCGCGCCCGCAGGGACCGCTGCTCGAGGCGATCGACGACCTCGGTGGCGAGGCGTTCAGCACGCGGGGGAACGGCCAGGCACCGCTGGTCGTGACCGGCCCGGTTTCGGGAAAGCACGTCTCGATTCCCGGCGACGTCTCCTCGCAGTACGTCTCGGCACTGCTGATGGCCGGCGGCTTGGTAGAGGACGGCCTCGAGATCGACCTCGAGACGGAACTCAAGTCCGCACCCTACGTCGACGTGACCCTCGAGGTCCTCGAGGACTTCGGCGTCGCTACCCGGCGCACGGACGACGGGTTCGCCGTCGACGGTGGACAGTCTTACGACCCGGCAGACGGCGAGTATCACGTCCCCGGCGACTTCTCCTCGATTTCGTACCTGGCGGCCGCGGGCGCTGTCGCCGGCGACGAAAGCGTCCGCGTCCAGGGCGTCTATCCGAGCGCCCAGGGCGACAGCGCCATCCTCGAGATCCTCGAGCGCATGGGCGCCGACGTGGCCTGGGACCGAGAGGAGGGGGTCCTCGAGGTCTCCAGGAGCGACCTCGAGGGCGTCGAGGTGTCGGTCGCAAACACACCCGACCTGCTGCCGACGATCGCGGTTCTGGGCGCCGTCGCCGACGGTGATACCCACATCACGAACGCCGAACACGTCCGCTACAAGGAGACCGACCGCGTGAGCGCGATGGCCGAAGAACTGGGAAAGATGGGCGTTCGGACGACGGAGGAGCGCGATTCCCTGACCGTCCACGGCGACGACTCCTCGCTCGAGGGCGCGGCGGTCGACGGTCGGGGCGACCACCGGATCGTCATGTCGCTGGCCGTCGCGGCCCTCCAGGCGGAGGGCGAGACGCGCATCGCAGGTGGCGAACACGTCGACGTCTCGTTCCCGTCGTTCTTCGACGTGCTCTACGATCTGGGGGCGAGCCTCGAACGGTCGGCGTAG
- a CDS encoding DNA-directed RNA polymerase subunit epsilon, whose product MSPNGVPQGARLERPSGNDSEREIETRPGSGSLSRAAHQRDATVRQWGVITPSATVIGRPDSPEMDLSSSVRRLHDEQHPATPGYAERAHRLDRLRTTQAFCNALELTPWQRDLALGVMDEIDLTAFGSQRAIATVALVVIRHVVDVDRRAYFGLDDVDVSELSPERMEQLFGQYRAHDITDDPTFERLAARHGLDTTSLNRLRRVLKGQLEAELPAYGRAPYRDPNLPTGVTESVDVDEAEGEGAKADTTIDGETDGVDDTRNGFHDE is encoded by the coding sequence ATGAGTCCGAACGGCGTGCCGCAGGGAGCGAGGCTCGAGCGACCGAGTGGCAACGACAGCGAGCGGGAGATCGAAACCCGTCCTGGATCGGGGTCGCTCTCGCGGGCCGCTCACCAGCGCGACGCCACCGTCCGCCAGTGGGGCGTCATCACGCCGAGCGCGACCGTCATCGGCCGGCCCGACTCGCCCGAGATGGACCTCTCGTCGAGCGTCCGTCGACTCCACGACGAGCAGCACCCCGCGACCCCCGGCTACGCCGAACGCGCCCACCGTCTCGACCGGTTGCGGACGACCCAGGCGTTCTGTAACGCCCTCGAGTTGACGCCGTGGCAGCGAGACCTGGCGCTGGGCGTCATGGACGAGATTGACCTGACCGCGTTCGGGAGCCAGCGCGCCATCGCGACGGTCGCGCTGGTGGTGATCCGTCACGTCGTCGACGTCGACCGACGCGCGTACTTCGGCCTCGACGACGTCGACGTGAGCGAACTCTCGCCCGAGCGGATGGAGCAACTGTTCGGCCAGTACCGCGCCCACGACATCACCGACGACCCGACGTTCGAGCGACTCGCGGCTCGCCACGGGCTCGATACGACGAGTCTCAACCGACTTCGCCGCGTACTCAAGGGTCAGCTCGAGGCCGAACTCCCGGCCTACGGACGGGCACCCTACCGCGATCCGAACCTGCCGACGGGCGTGACGGAGTCCGTCGACGTGGACGAAGCAGAGGGCGAGGGAGCGAAAGCGGACACAACGATTGACGGCGAAACCGATGGCGTCGACGACACGCGAAACGGGTTCCACGACGAGTGA
- a CDS encoding DsbA family oxidoreductase yields MTTDQSSPIDDERGLESSNSGASDGDGPDTITLYADYVCPFCYLGRQSLERYRETREEPLAIDWHPFDLRRGKRNPDGSIDHDVDDGKDDEYFEQARKNVRRLRERYDIEMVQDLAVDVDSYDAQLASLAVASAAPERWEAFDVAIYDALWQDGRDIGDHDVLLEIADDAGVSGDVVREALGSEDEDEDESLRSRLEELFAEGGRAGVRGVPTFVYEGYAAQGAVPPEHLERLVEGEDGAEVSKR; encoded by the coding sequence ATGACCACCGACCAGTCGAGCCCGATCGACGACGAGCGTGGCCTCGAGTCGAGCAACTCCGGAGCGAGTGACGGTGACGGTCCGGACACGATCACTCTCTACGCGGACTACGTCTGCCCGTTCTGTTACCTCGGGCGCCAGTCTCTCGAGCGCTACCGGGAGACCCGGGAGGAACCACTCGCCATAGACTGGCACCCGTTCGACCTTCGACGCGGGAAGCGAAACCCCGACGGCTCGATCGATCACGACGTCGACGACGGCAAGGACGACGAGTACTTCGAGCAGGCCAGGAAGAACGTCCGCCGACTCCGGGAGCGCTACGACATCGAGATGGTCCAGGACCTCGCCGTCGATGTCGACTCCTACGACGCCCAGCTCGCCTCGCTGGCCGTCGCGTCCGCCGCGCCCGAGCGCTGGGAGGCGTTCGACGTCGCGATCTACGACGCCCTCTGGCAGGACGGCCGCGACATCGGCGATCACGACGTCTTGCTGGAGATCGCCGACGACGCCGGCGTTTCCGGCGACGTCGTTCGAGAGGCGCTCGGTAGTGAAGACGAGGACGAAGACGAGAGCCTCCGATCGCGCCTCGAGGAGCTGTTTGCAGAGGGGGGTCGAGCCGGCGTGCGCGGCGTTCCGACGTTCGTCTACGAGGGCTACGCCGCCCAGGGTGCGGTTCCGCCCGAACACCTCGAGCGGCTGGTCGAAGGCGAGGACGGGGCGGAAGTCAGCAAACGGTAG
- a CDS encoding NAD(+)/NADH kinase yields the protein MGVDVGIVAQRGNDRAQRLAASLIRTVHDHGDHAVVDEATGRAIDADSVPLEAMNDCAFVVSIGGDGTFLFTAREAGGAPLVGVNLGEVGFLNAISPADAVETVETLLEEAHETGSITGRSVARLTATGDGWTLAPALNEVVVHGPKRGPAGGVDVEVAIDGETYTAGRADGVLVSTATGSTAYNLSEGGPLVRPTVDAFVVTQMCATEAMPPLVVGAESEITLTASGAETAWAISDGRNRQPLDLPETVTVRAADAPITLAGPSVNFFDALEKLE from the coding sequence ATGGGAGTCGACGTCGGCATTGTCGCTCAGCGAGGGAACGACCGGGCACAGCGACTCGCGGCCTCGCTCATCCGGACCGTCCACGACCACGGCGACCACGCTGTCGTCGACGAGGCGACCGGACGGGCGATCGACGCGGATTCCGTCCCGCTCGAGGCGATGAACGACTGCGCGTTCGTCGTCAGCATCGGCGGCGACGGCACGTTCCTCTTCACGGCCCGTGAGGCCGGTGGCGCCCCCCTGGTCGGCGTCAACCTCGGCGAGGTCGGCTTTCTGAACGCCATCTCTCCCGCCGACGCCGTCGAGACGGTCGAGACGTTGCTCGAGGAAGCCCACGAAACCGGATCGATCACCGGTCGCTCCGTCGCTCGCCTGACAGCTACCGGCGACGGCTGGACGCTCGCACCGGCGCTCAACGAGGTCGTCGTCCACGGCCCGAAGCGGGGTCCGGCGGGCGGGGTCGACGTCGAGGTTGCGATCGACGGCGAGACCTACACCGCGGGCCGGGCCGACGGCGTCCTCGTCTCGACGGCAACCGGTTCGACGGCTTACAACCTGAGCGAGGGCGGCCCGCTGGTTCGACCGACCGTCGATGCGTTCGTCGTCACGCAGATGTGTGCGACCGAGGCGATGCCCCCGCTGGTCGTCGGGGCCGAGAGCGAAATCACGCTCACCGCCTCGGGCGCCGAGACGGCCTGGGCGATCAGCGACGGGCGCAATCGACAGCCGCTGGACCTGCCCGAGACGGTGACGGTCCGGGCCGCCGACGCCCCGATCACGCTGGCGGGGCCGTCGGTCAACTTCTTCGACGCGCTCGAGAAACTCGAGTGA
- a CDS encoding KaiC domain-containing protein, whose translation MSEDLEDDWFERALQERESETDDGEEGAGGDRTEDGNGDRAEESDSGRAEEGIDAAKTEGADETNDSSSSLFDEGFGSALDNVQMPDVGVETAPPGDVSTGPDGFDDLDFDLGGSEETDFEADVDSELPRIDLGIDGLDRMIQGGVPERTLMVAMGPAGTGKTTFGLQFLHYGLESGESAVFITLEESRERVINSATEKGYPFEEYVETGQLAVVGVDPIEMANSLTSIRNDLPRLIEDFGASRLVLDSVSLLEMMYEERAKRRNEIYDFTRSLKEAGVTAMLTSEVSETSPYASRYGIVEYLTDAVFVLQYVRPDDFRETRLAIEIQKIRDANHSREKKPYEITGEGLSVYQQANLF comes from the coding sequence ATGAGTGAGGACCTCGAGGACGACTGGTTCGAGCGCGCCCTCCAGGAGCGCGAAAGCGAGACTGACGACGGCGAAGAGGGGGCGGGCGGCGACCGAACGGAAGACGGGAACGGCGACCGAGCGGAAGAGAGCGACAGCGGACGAGCAGAAGAGGGGATCGACGCCGCGAAAACCGAGGGTGCTGACGAGACGAACGACTCCTCGTCCTCCCTGTTCGACGAGGGCTTCGGCAGCGCCCTGGACAACGTCCAGATGCCGGACGTCGGCGTCGAAACGGCGCCTCCAGGAGACGTCTCAACAGGGCCCGACGGCTTCGACGACCTCGACTTCGACCTCGGCGGATCGGAGGAAACCGACTTCGAGGCGGACGTCGACAGCGAGTTACCACGGATCGACCTGGGAATCGACGGCCTCGATCGAATGATCCAGGGCGGCGTCCCCGAACGCACGCTCATGGTCGCGATGGGGCCCGCCGGCACCGGCAAGACCACGTTCGGGCTCCAGTTCCTCCACTACGGCCTCGAGTCCGGCGAGAGCGCCGTGTTCATCACGCTCGAGGAGAGCCGCGAACGGGTGATCAACAGCGCCACCGAGAAGGGCTACCCGTTCGAGGAGTACGTCGAGACGGGCCAGCTCGCGGTCGTCGGCGTCGACCCGATCGAGATGGCGAACAGCCTCACGTCGATCCGAAACGACCTCCCCCGACTCATCGAGGACTTCGGTGCGTCGCGACTCGTCCTCGACTCCGTCTCGCTACTCGAGATGATGTACGAGGAACGGGCGAAGCGCCGCAACGAAATCTACGACTTCACGCGCAGCCTCAAGGAGGCGGGCGTCACGGCGATGCTGACGAGCGAGGTGTCAGAAACCTCGCCGTACGCCTCACGGTACGGAATCGTGGAGTACCTCACCGACGCCGTGTTCGTCCTGCAGTACGTGCGCCCGGACGACTTCCGGGAGACGCGGCTGGCGATCGAGATTCAGAAGATCCGGGACGCGAACCACTCGCGGGAGAAGAAACCGTACGAGATTACGGGCGAGGGGCTCTCGGTCTACCAGCAGGCTAACCTGTTCTGA